In a single window of the Pseudogemmatithrix spongiicola genome:
- a CDS encoding alpha/beta hydrolase has translation MTDLAFTHRWEPREGSARTLLLLHGTGGDENDLIPLGDLIDREANLLSPRGQVLEHGMPRFFRRLAEGVFDIPDLKARTAQLGDFVVAASAEYGFATDGVTAVGFSNGANIAAALLLLRPGLVREAILYRAMVPFEPETLPDLRGTRVFIAAGEHDPIITPSNSERLATMLREAGADVTLRWAPVGHQLTRDDVDASRAWRTATSS, from the coding sequence GTGACCGACCTCGCCTTCACGCACCGCTGGGAGCCCCGCGAGGGCAGCGCCCGCACCCTGCTGCTCCTCCACGGCACCGGCGGTGACGAAAACGACCTCATTCCCCTCGGCGACCTCATCGACCGCGAGGCGAATCTCCTGTCGCCGCGCGGGCAGGTGCTCGAGCACGGCATGCCGCGCTTCTTCCGCCGGCTCGCCGAGGGCGTCTTCGACATCCCCGATCTCAAGGCCCGCACCGCGCAGCTCGGCGACTTCGTCGTAGCCGCCAGCGCCGAATACGGCTTCGCCACCGACGGCGTGACGGCGGTGGGCTTCAGCAACGGGGCGAACATCGCGGCGGCGCTGCTCCTGCTGCGGCCGGGCCTCGTGCGCGAGGCGATCCTCTACCGCGCGATGGTGCCGTTCGAGCCCGAGACGCTGCCCGACCTGCGCGGCACGCGCGTGTTCATCGCCGCCGGCGAGCACGACCCCATCATCACGCCGAGCAACAGCGAACGCCTCGCGACGATGCTGCGCGAGGCCGGCGCCGACGTGACGCTGCGTTGGGCACCGGTCGGCCACCAACTCACGCGCGACGACGTGGACGCGTCGCGCGCGTGGCGTACGGCTACTTCTTCGTAG
- a CDS encoding peptidylprolyl isomerase, whose translation MQRPPTSALRRVLVVTVAVVLAACAPQAASVAPAPDVPPFTPGVVPDSFVARLTTTKGEVDIIVRRDWAPNGAAQFYEAVATGYYDGARFFRTIRGFVSQFGLAADTAVTARWRTRTIPDDPVTQTNRRGTLVFASGGPNTRTTQMFVNLRDNPRLDGLGFPPIGEVISGLDAVDSLYTGYGDGANAPSQERITREGEAYLAANFPLLDRIVRATVIKAWFP comes from the coding sequence ATGCAGCGCCCTCCCACATCCGCCCTTCGCCGCGTTCTCGTCGTCACCGTCGCCGTCGTGCTGGCCGCCTGCGCGCCGCAGGCGGCCAGCGTCGCACCCGCGCCCGACGTCCCGCCGTTCACGCCAGGCGTCGTGCCGGACTCCTTCGTCGCGCGCCTCACGACCACGAAGGGCGAGGTAGACATCATCGTCCGCCGCGATTGGGCCCCGAATGGCGCCGCGCAGTTCTACGAAGCGGTAGCCACTGGCTACTACGACGGCGCGCGCTTCTTCCGCACCATCCGCGGCTTCGTCTCGCAGTTCGGCCTCGCCGCGGACACTGCCGTCACCGCGCGCTGGCGCACGCGCACGATCCCCGACGATCCGGTGACGCAGACCAACCGCCGCGGTACGCTCGTCTTCGCCAGCGGTGGCCCGAACACGCGCACCACCCAGATGTTCGTCAACCTGCGCGACAATCCGCGTCTCGATGGCCTCGGCTTTCCGCCCATCGGCGAAGTGATCAGCGGACTCGACGCGGTCGACTCGCTCTACACGGGCTACGGCGACGGCGCCAACGCGCCCAGCCAGGAGCGCATCACCCGGGAAGGCGAAGCCTACCTCGCCGCGAACTTCCCGCTACTCGATCGGATTGTACGGGCAACCGTCATCAAAGCCTGGTTTCCGTGA
- a CDS encoding YifB family Mg chelatase-like AAA ATPase has product MLAALQSAAVLGIDAFTVTVEVDAAPGLPGWTMVGLPSGSVKEARERVGAALANAGLQLPPRRWTVNLSPADVRKDGTAFDLPIALAALVASGQLAAAAVEGLLCVGELGLDGSIRPVRGALPLARAARASGARALVLPAANAAEAALLRDVRLAPCASLPELMAHLRAGTLPPAPEPTVSAERVDAACLSDVVGQPVAKRALEIAAAGGHNLLLVGPPGAGKTMLARRLPSILPALDDEALLEVVAVHSVGGILPTDRAPTRTPPFRAPHHTISLPGLIGGGPGPRPGEVSLAHRGVLFLDELLELPRYVLDAMRQPMEDARVTIVRAAQAVAFPARFLLVGAANPCPCGQDGEPSQRCRCSAAEIQRYRARLSGPLADRIDLHVRIGAVKLATLGELATDEPSSAVAARVVAARARQTARYRVLPGVRLNAEAPGRWLQQHGLLTSEARSLLGEAADRLRLSARAYHRALRVARTVADLDGDERVGTGAIAEALVFRAGDSQPPGGGG; this is encoded by the coding sequence ATGCTCGCCGCCCTCCAATCCGCCGCCGTGCTCGGCATCGATGCCTTCACGGTGACCGTGGAAGTCGACGCCGCCCCGGGACTCCCAGGGTGGACCATGGTGGGTCTGCCCAGTGGCAGCGTGAAGGAGGCCCGCGAGCGGGTCGGCGCGGCGCTGGCCAACGCGGGGCTGCAACTGCCCCCGCGTCGGTGGACCGTGAATCTCTCGCCCGCCGACGTGCGCAAGGACGGGACGGCCTTCGATCTGCCGATCGCCCTCGCCGCGCTCGTCGCGAGCGGTCAGCTCGCGGCCGCAGCGGTCGAGGGGCTGCTCTGCGTGGGCGAGCTCGGACTCGACGGGTCGATTCGCCCGGTGCGCGGAGCACTGCCGCTCGCCCGCGCCGCACGCGCGAGCGGTGCTCGCGCCCTCGTGCTGCCGGCCGCGAATGCCGCCGAGGCCGCCCTGCTGCGCGACGTGCGGCTGGCGCCCTGCGCCTCGTTGCCGGAACTGATGGCGCATCTGCGCGCGGGGACGCTGCCGCCCGCGCCGGAGCCGACCGTGAGCGCCGAGCGCGTCGATGCGGCCTGCCTGAGCGATGTGGTGGGGCAACCGGTCGCGAAGCGCGCCCTCGAGATCGCCGCAGCCGGCGGGCACAACCTGTTGCTCGTTGGGCCACCGGGCGCCGGCAAGACCATGTTGGCGCGTCGGTTGCCGAGTATCCTGCCGGCGCTCGACGACGAGGCGCTGCTGGAGGTCGTCGCGGTGCACAGCGTGGGCGGGATCCTCCCGACGGACCGCGCCCCGACGCGCACACCGCCGTTCCGCGCCCCGCATCACACGATTTCGCTCCCCGGGTTGATTGGCGGCGGCCCGGGCCCGCGTCCCGGTGAGGTCTCGCTGGCGCACCGTGGCGTGCTGTTCCTCGACGAGTTGCTCGAGTTGCCGCGCTACGTGCTCGATGCGATGCGGCAGCCGATGGAAGACGCGCGTGTGACGATCGTGCGTGCCGCGCAGGCCGTCGCGTTCCCAGCGCGCTTCCTCTTGGTCGGTGCGGCGAATCCCTGCCCCTGCGGGCAGGACGGGGAGCCCTCGCAGCGCTGTCGCTGCTCGGCGGCGGAGATCCAGCGGTACCGCGCGCGGCTCAGTGGTCCGTTGGCCGACCGCATCGACCTCCACGTGCGCATCGGCGCCGTGAAGCTGGCGACCTTGGGCGAACTGGCGACGGACGAACCGAGCAGCGCTGTGGCGGCGCGGGTCGTAGCTGCACGCGCGCGGCAGACGGCGCGCTACCGCGTGCTGCCCGGCGTGCGGCTGAACGCCGAGGCGCCGGGCCGCTGGTTGCAGCAGCACGGTCTGCTGACGAGCGAAGCGAGGTCGCTGCTCGGCGAGGCCGCCGACCGGCTGCGACTCTCGGCACGCGCGTACCACCGCGCGCTGCGCGTGGCGCGCACCGTGGCGGACCTCGACGGCGACGAGCGCGTGGGGACGGGCGCGATCGCCGAGGCGCTGGTCTTTCGTGCAGGAGACTCCCAGCCGCCCGGGGG